Within the Leptospira stimsonii genome, the region TTTCCGGCGTCTTCGGAAGTGATTCTAGTTCGTGGTTCCGTGCGAAACAAAGAAAGAAAACCTTGCGACGCAAAGTAGGCCAAAGGATCGAACTGGCTCTGCGAGGCGAATAAACCCATCTGCGATCTTCGATCCGGTTGTAACACCATTTCCGTAACGTGGTTTGCACGGAGCCTTGCGGCTTTTTGAATCCATTCCGGAAGATCTCCGTCGATTCGATTATGACCTAGAAGACTTTCCGGTTTTGTAAGAACCGTTTCCGCTTGATTCCATTGAATAAAATAATAAGAAGAATAACCCAGAAGGAACAAGGCCGAAACCGAGATCAGAAGAGACGAAATTCTTCTTTTCCCATTTTCGAGTTTAGAATGAATTAGAAAAATTGCATATCCAAAAGCGATCATCGAGAATAACGGGCCGTAAGGTAAGAAGCCGAGTCCGGCCATCCAAACAAGAGCCCAACTAAACGCCATTAACGGAGCCAAGACGAGGACGAAAGCGACGGATATAAAGGCGCCCAAAACGAGAAACGGCTGAAAGAACGGAAGAATCGACTTCGGAATCCGATCGATGAAGAGTGAGGCGCCTAACAATAGGAATGCGATCCAAAGGGACCATACGGTTCTTTCCGTAAAGGGCGGGAATACTTCATGATTTAGAACGTATGAATTTACTGAAAAACAGATCGAAGATAGAATTAAAGTGAATATTGAAAATTCCTTATACGATGGAAAAATGACGTAAAGAATCAAAGAAAAAAGACCCACAAAGAGGATCGCAATGATTCCAAAAACTAAATAAATGAAGAGTTCCGAATGAGATCCCGTAATACGCAGAACGACCTCGACTAAGCCGTACGAGGTGACTCCCAATGCAAGAATGGCTCCGAATAAACTTAGAAACCAAAGCCACGCCGGTGCCTCCCATTGAAAGATGTGTACTGTTCTTTGAAAGTATTCTTGGATTTTGTGTTTCATGAAGTTTATCGATTCTTCCTTAATTTTTCTACGTAAGAATATACTCTAAGCTCGAAGGAATGTCCGCTCCTTGGGTGTAAGAAATCGAGCACTCAGGTGCTTGACTAAAACAGCGGATGAAATCCATAGGAGATACTCCTTTCAACCGCAAAGAAAGTCAGAATTCCCATAAATTATTGATAGGATAGAAAAAAAGGACTTTCAGGCAAGTTTGAAAATCGATCGGAACATTGGGAAAGATGAGAATCAAAACGGATTCTTATCAAAAAAATAATACGGGTTTGTGATATGCGACTACGATGAGGTCGGTCTCTTTTTGGATTTCCAGTTCAAATTGAGAGATCGATTTCAATGGATCCGATTCCAGTTCCGCAGAGCGAATCGTCTTACAAAGATGTTTTCCCCTCGGCTCGTAATCCTTTTTGTAGAGGACGATAAACGAATTCGTTTTTTCCTCCAAATCTCGGATTTTCTCTTTTTGTTCTTGGGAAGGAATCAGCAACATCCGGAGATCCAATTCGTTCCGAATCGGTTCGGGAAGGTCGAGAAGAAACGGATATTGCTCTAAGATCGAATCTGAATTCATTTCGGAAACGTTTTGTCGAACTCAAAACCAGAAATCTGTTCCGGCAAGGATCGAAACGTGAAAGGCGCCGTAGAATCTTTGAAAGTCTTTCTCGTGCTCCGATCCAAATCGAATTGTGAAAAAAAATTTAGGAGTCAATGTCTTCACTTCAAAATTTCGAATGAAGGAGATCCGTTTCAAAAAAACTAGGATTCGATCAAACCTGCGCGGATCGCATACATTACTAAATCTGCAACTTTATGAAGATCTAATTTTTTCATGATGTTCGCGCGGTGGACCTTTACGGTTGCGGGAGAAATTCTCAAAATTTTCCCGATCGATTCGTTGGAGTTGCCTTCCGCGACCAATTTCAGAATTTCTCTTTCCCGATCCGAAAGAACCGAAAAAGCCTTCTTCGCGTCTTGGTTGTCTTCTCCCGGTTTTCCCGAGCCTACGAAGCCGGAAAGAAAATGAGAGGTAATACCCGGACTTAAATACGTTTCTCCTTTGTGAACGGCTTCGATCGCTCTCAAAAGATCGTTGCCTGCGTCGTCTTTGAGAACGTACCCGTTGATTCCGAGTTCGAGTAATTTTTGAACGTATTCCTTGTTATCATGACGAGAGAGAATGATGGTTCGAATGTTCGGATAATGTTTTCTCAGATTTTTCACCAAATCGATTCCGCTTAAGCCCGGCATTGAAATGTCCGTGATGACAAGATCGGGACCCAGCTTTCCGATTTGATCCAGCGCCTTTTCTGCGTCTCCGGATTCTCCGCATATTTCCAAACCGGGTTGTCCGGAAAGAATCATCTTAAGCCCTTCTCTGAGAATGGCGTGATCATCGACTAAGAATATTTTTGTTAGAGGTGTCATATTTTTTTGGTCGTTGTATTTTTGCTTTTTTCCAAAGGAATACGAATGATAAACTTAGTTCCTTTTCCCGCGGAAGAATCAATCTTAAATTTACCATTTAAATCTTCCACTCTTCTTCTAATATTTTCAAGTCCAAAACCGGAGGAGCGAGCTCTTACTTTTCTTTCTTGAAATCCGATTCCGTTGTCCTTTGCGTCCAGATACAATTGTCTTCCTTTGATTTGGATTTTGAGATAAACTTTCTTTGCCTGAGAATGTTTGATCACGTTCTGAAAAATTTCCTGAACGATTCTAAAAACCTGATTGGCGACCGTGGGTTGGAGTTCTTGTTTTAGATTGAGTTCCAATTCCGATTCCACGTCCATGGGCGGAAATAAATCCGAACTCAAGGCGCGGATCGCGGCTTCCAAACCGATCTCACGAAGAGTAGACGGATGTAAATTCGTATAAATGTCTCTGAGTTCCTGGCTCGCTTTATCGATCAAAAGAAGCCCCGTATCGAATTGGGCTTCGTAGATTTTCGGGTTTCGATTGAAGGCCTGGAAGTTGAGTTTGGCCGCGAGAATCGTCTGACCGACTCCGTCGTGCAATTCACGGGAAAGACGAATTCTTTCCTCTTCTTGGGATTGAAGAAGTTTTGTGTGAAGGTTCGCGATCTTTTTTTCGAGACGTTTGTTTTCGGTGATGTTTTTAAGAATGATACCGATGCTTTCCCCGAAACGAAACACCGAATAACCGTAATACGTTTTTTGTTTTCGAAACTCTTGGTTCTGCACCTTTCCTCTTTTGGAAAGATGAATGTTGGAATCCATTTCTTCCTGATCCACGGGGCTCAGTCCGAAAACACGAAATAAATTCTTACCGATCACACTTCTCGAACTTCCCACGAATTCTTTGCGAAAAGATTCGTTTGCAAACAGAATGGTACGTTTGTCGTCGACCGCTACGATCGGGGCGATTTCTCTTAAGAGATTTAAAAAGAATTTAGGAGATAAACCCGATTCCAAAGGAACGGAAGAGGGAAATTTTCGCTTCTTCATTTTCAGATCGGTCATACGAGCTTAGAAGCATCTCACGCGATCGAAAGAAAGAAAAGAAAAAAAGATGCCCCGGGAAGAAAATCCCGGGGAAATGAGTTCAGTTCGAAGGAGGAAACACTTCGGATAGTACGGGTGAAAGATACCAATCCGCATTGAGATTTCCCATCGATTCATACCAAGGTTTGAAAGAAGGATAGGATTTACGAATATCCGTGCTTTCATAAGGCCAGAGAAAATTTCCCGGAACCAAAAGAGCCCAAGGAAATCCTGTGGAATCCAAATAGACGTCTTTTCCGTTGGAATCAAAGTATCTTCTCGGAAAGTGAATCTCTTGGTTCGTATTGATGACCTTGAGGAACGTATCGTACGGAGCGGCGCCTAAGGCGACACGATTGATCGCACTTTGTAAGACGACTTCCAATGCGGCGGACTTTCCGATCTTGAACGTCGTATTGGATCGCGATGTATTCGAAGAAGGAATCGTAGTATTCGATCTGGGAAGAATCTCGAGCGCTTGAATCGGAGTATTGTTTCCCGCAAACGTATTCTCCACGGTCGTTCCGTCATACGCGTAACGAGTTAAGGAATAAGACGAAACGGTCGCTCCCGGAATCGTAAGATGCAAAGTATGGTTGTAACCGGCGCCCTTTGCGACGTGTGTATATTTTGCGCGAACTCTTGCTACTTCTCCTTTTGCGTTCCAATCCTCTTCAAAAACCACTCTTACATTGTAATCGTTGAAGTCGGCGTCCCCTTGATTCGGAAATAAGTCTTCATAAGAAATCGTATAATAGCCGTTTGCCGGATAGCGAAACGTGCTCGCGCGGGTCGGATCGTTCGGATACGTATCATCTCGATCCACAATTCCGT harbors:
- a CDS encoding LuxR C-terminal-related transcriptional regulator — encoded protein: MILSGQPGLEICGESGDAEKALDQIGKLGPDLVITDISMPGLSGIDLVKNLRKHYPNIRTIILSRHDNKEYVQKLLELGINGYVLKDDAGNDLLRAIEAVHKGETYLSPGITSHFLSGFVGSGKPGEDNQDAKKAFSVLSDREREILKLVAEGNSNESIGKILRISPATVKVHRANIMKKLDLHKVADLVMYAIRAGLIES
- a CDS encoding sensor histidine kinase is translated as MTDLKMKKRKFPSSVPLESGLSPKFFLNLLREIAPIVAVDDKRTILFANESFRKEFVGSSRSVIGKNLFRVFGLSPVDQEEMDSNIHLSKRGKVQNQEFRKQKTYYGYSVFRFGESIGIILKNITENKRLEKKIANLHTKLLQSQEEERIRLSRELHDGVGQTILAAKLNFQAFNRNPKIYEAQFDTGLLLIDKASQELRDIYTNLHPSTLREIGLEAAIRALSSDLFPPMDVESELELNLKQELQPTVANQVFRIVQEIFQNVIKHSQAKKVYLKIQIKGRQLYLDAKDNGIGFQERKVRARSSGFGLENIRRRVEDLNGKFKIDSSAGKGTKFIIRIPLEKSKNTTTKKI
- a CDS encoding LruC domain-containing protein, translating into MRGISKIAILILTGFLLLGLNACTNSQDPNLLWLLSATQPNPSPAPDGEQPFSIVINDETAPVDFVFDTTKTVNVNIQVLSPDSPISGSLVQIFNIDNTAQKSVFRAVTAENGEVKGSFTIDEATRKVTLKVEAFGQLYEAEIEIINSFSISRKITVIIKGNNVLLPDTDGDGIVDRDDTYPNDPTRASTFRYPANGYYTISYEDLFPNQGDADFNDYNVRVVFEEDWNAKGEVARVRAKYTHVAKGAGYNHTLHLTIPGATVSSYSLTRYAYDGTTVENTFAGNNTPIQALEILPRSNTTIPSSNTSRSNTTFKIGKSAALEVVLQSAINRVALGAAPYDTFLKVINTNQEIHFPRRYFDSNGKDVYLDSTGFPWALLVPGNFLWPYESTDIRKSYPSFKPWYESMGNLNADWYLSPVLSEVFPPSN